In the Staphylococcus condimenti genome, one interval contains:
- the isaB gene encoding immunodominant staphylococcal antigen IsaB family protein encodes MKKVIAATGVTLTLALSASVLPANNDAGNEAHAATQPYYNYTGYTSYDSSFVLDPYFVKAVQIGNVTLNGYKIQKENQVTPEFIELERVYDQNIGVNSETKRAVRAAFPVKAGQISKQDIINAYGTNDSFLKAYPDDPDDTGSMRYEFDGSAVNFKFSNGYLTSVSINGGVL; translated from the coding sequence ATGAAAAAAGTAATTGCAGCAACCGGCGTAACCTTAACTTTGGCACTTAGCGCAAGCGTCCTTCCGGCAAACAACGATGCAGGCAATGAAGCACATGCAGCAACGCAACCTTATTATAATTACACAGGCTATACAAGTTATGATTCAAGTTTTGTTTTAGACCCGTATTTCGTGAAAGCTGTACAGATTGGTAACGTCACATTGAATGGATATAAGATTCAAAAAGAAAATCAAGTAACACCTGAATTTATAGAACTTGAAAGAGTTTATGATCAAAATATAGGTGTTAATTCTGAAACAAAGAGAGCTGTCAGAGCAGCATTTCCAGTTAAAGCAGGACAAATTAGTAAACAAGATATTATTAATGCATATGGCACAAATGATAGCTTTTTAAAAGCATACCCAGATGATCCGGACGATACTGGATCAATGAGATATGAATTTGATGGAAGCGCGGTTAATTTTAAATTTTCAAATGGTTATTTAACAAGCGTTAGTATTAATGGTGGTGTGTTATAA